A genomic segment from Pseudoxanthomonas sp. CF385 encodes:
- a CDS encoding Dps family protein has protein sequence MAKTKSKPAKAPAVTAPIPSAPTAPNIDIGISTGDRKKIADGLSRYLADAYTLYLKTHNFHWNVTGAMFNSLHNMFEAQYTEQWTALDEVAERIRALGYNAPGSYREFVSLTSIPEEPGLTDSADWREMVRQLTVGNEAVCRTARRVLKVADDAGDDPSVDLLTQRLQTHEKYAWMLRSLLQ, from the coding sequence ATGGCCAAGACGAAGTCCAAGCCGGCCAAGGCCCCGGCCGTCACCGCGCCCATCCCGTCGGCGCCGACCGCGCCCAACATCGATATCGGGATCAGCACCGGCGACCGCAAGAAGATCGCGGACGGCCTTTCGCGCTACCTGGCCGATGCGTACACGCTGTACCTGAAGACCCACAACTTCCATTGGAACGTGACCGGCGCGATGTTCAACTCGCTGCACAACATGTTCGAAGCCCAGTACACCGAGCAGTGGACCGCGCTGGACGAGGTCGCCGAGCGCATCCGTGCGCTGGGCTACAACGCGCCCGGCTCCTACCGCGAGTTCGTCAGCCTGACCTCGATCCCGGAAGAGCCCGGCCTGACCGACAGCGCCGACTGGCGCGAGATGGTCCGCCAGCTGACCGTCGGCAACGAAGCGGTCTGCCGCACCGCGCGCAGGGTGCTCAAGGTGGCCGACGACGCCGGCGACGACCCGTCCGTGGACCTGCTGACCCAGCGCCTGCAGACCCACGAGAAGTACGCCTGGATGCTGCGCTCGCTGCTACAGTAA
- a CDS encoding MFS transporter — protein MAALETAPPVLGARERIATRIAFFIGGFAISAWAPLIPFAKRKLALDDGQLGLMLLCLGVGSVLMMPLAGGLAARFGCRRMILVAGATICLCMPALMLAPSIPVLALVLAVFGASMGVLDVVMNVQAVIVERDSGRAMMSGFHGMYSVGGIAGAGGVAGALTLGASPLLAIGGMAIVAALLLAASRRGLLVEGGDGDHPAFVLPRGRVLLIGAVCFAMFLSEGAVLDWSAVFLTSMRNADPATAGFGYVAFAVTMTIGRLTGDRIVQALGAFRVVVCGALVAASGFALAIFVPSPLAGLAGFALVGAGAANVVPVMFSAAGRQRGMPTHLAVAAVTTMGYAGVLLGPAALGFIAKGTSLAAALGLLVVLLVAVSLVARVATRD, from the coding sequence ATGGCCGCGCTTGAAACCGCGCCGCCGGTCCTCGGCGCGCGCGAACGCATCGCCACCCGCATCGCCTTCTTCATCGGCGGTTTCGCCATCTCGGCCTGGGCGCCGCTGATCCCCTTCGCCAAGCGCAAGCTCGCGCTGGACGACGGCCAACTCGGCCTGATGCTGCTGTGCCTGGGCGTGGGCTCGGTGCTGATGATGCCGTTGGCAGGCGGGTTGGCCGCACGCTTCGGTTGCCGTCGCATGATCCTGGTGGCGGGCGCGACGATCTGCCTGTGCATGCCGGCACTGATGCTCGCGCCCAGCATTCCTGTCCTCGCGCTGGTGCTGGCCGTCTTCGGCGCCAGCATGGGTGTGCTCGACGTGGTGATGAACGTGCAGGCCGTGATCGTCGAGCGCGACAGCGGCCGCGCGATGATGTCCGGCTTCCACGGCATGTACAGCGTCGGCGGCATCGCCGGTGCCGGCGGCGTGGCGGGGGCGTTGACGTTGGGCGCGTCGCCGCTGCTGGCGATCGGCGGCATGGCGATCGTCGCCGCGCTGCTGCTGGCGGCATCACGCCGCGGACTGCTGGTCGAGGGCGGCGACGGGGACCACCCGGCGTTCGTGCTGCCGCGCGGACGCGTGCTGCTGATCGGCGCCGTGTGCTTTGCGATGTTCCTCTCCGAAGGCGCGGTCCTGGACTGGAGCGCCGTCTTCCTCACGTCGATGCGCAACGCCGATCCCGCGACCGCCGGCTTCGGCTACGTCGCGTTCGCGGTGACGATGACGATCGGGCGTCTGACCGGCGACCGCATCGTGCAGGCGCTGGGTGCGTTCCGTGTTGTCGTGTGCGGCGCGCTGGTCGCGGCATCCGGGTTCGCGCTGGCGATCTTCGTGCCGTCGCCGCTGGCCGGGCTCGCGGGCTTCGCCCTGGTGGGCGCGGGCGCGGCGAATGTGGTGCCGGTGATGTTCTCGGCTGCGGGGCGCCAGCGTGGCATGCCCACGCATCTGGCGGTCGCGGCGGTCACCACGATGGGCTATGCAGGGGTGCTGTTGGGGCCGGCGGCGCTGGGCTTCATCGCCAAGGGCACCTCGCTGGCGGCGGCGCTGGGACTTCTGGTCGTGCTGCTGGTGGCCGTGTCCCTGGTCGCACGCGTCGCCACGCGCGACTGA
- the recQ gene encoding DNA helicase RecQ: protein MSSPALETLQRVFGYSAFRGHQQAIVEHLAAGHDALVLMPTGAGKSLCYQVPALLREGTGIVVSPLIALMQDQVDALRQLGVRAAFLNSSLAADEAAQVEQALLRGELDLLYVAPERLLTGRFLSLLDRSRIALFAIDEAHCVSAWGHDFRREYLELTLLHERWPDVPRIALTATADPPTQREIAERLNLEEAQRFVSSFDRPNIRYTVVQKDNARQQLRDMLRKHRGEAGIVYCLSRKRVEQFADYLAEQGFNALPYHAGLDAEVRARNQRRFLREDGIVMVATIAFGMGIDKPDVRFVAHVDLPKSMEGYYQETGRAGRDGEAAEAWLCYGLGDVVLLKQMIEQGEAGEERKRLERRKLDQLLGYCESTQCRRQVLLAGFGEVYPHDCGNCDNCLSPAETWDATEAAQKALSCVYRSGQRFGVNHVIDVLRGSESERIRQCGHEHLTTYGIGKDLDATTWRSVFRQLVACGLLEVEAEFGSLRLTEGSRAVLRGERRLQLRKEQRERRERDRTPRSGVPVQAADLPRFQALRDLRAQLAREQNVPAYVIFHDSTLRNIAEQQPTTLAELARVGGIGGAKLERYGQRVLDMLGASPE from the coding sequence ATGTCGTCCCCCGCACTTGAAACGCTGCAGCGCGTCTTCGGTTACAGCGCCTTCCGTGGCCACCAGCAGGCCATCGTCGAACACCTCGCCGCCGGCCACGATGCCCTGGTCTTGATGCCCACGGGCGCCGGCAAGTCGCTGTGCTACCAGGTGCCCGCGCTGCTGCGCGAGGGCACCGGCATCGTCGTCTCGCCGCTGATCGCCCTGATGCAGGACCAGGTGGATGCGCTGCGCCAGTTGGGCGTGCGCGCGGCGTTCCTGAACTCCTCGCTGGCCGCCGACGAAGCCGCCCAGGTGGAACAGGCCCTGCTGCGCGGCGAACTCGACCTGCTGTACGTGGCGCCGGAACGACTGCTGACCGGCCGCTTCCTGTCGTTGCTGGACCGCAGCCGGATCGCCCTGTTCGCCATCGACGAAGCGCATTGCGTGTCGGCGTGGGGCCACGACTTCCGCCGCGAATACCTGGAACTGACCCTGCTGCACGAGCGCTGGCCGGACGTGCCGCGCATCGCCCTGACCGCGACCGCCGACCCGCCCACCCAGCGCGAGATCGCCGAGCGCCTGAACCTGGAGGAGGCGCAGCGCTTCGTCAGCTCCTTCGACCGCCCCAACATCCGCTACACCGTGGTGCAGAAGGACAACGCGCGGCAGCAGCTGCGCGACATGCTGCGCAAGCATCGCGGCGAGGCCGGCATCGTCTACTGCCTGTCGCGCAAGCGGGTCGAGCAGTTCGCCGACTACCTGGCGGAACAGGGCTTCAACGCCCTGCCCTACCACGCCGGGCTGGACGCCGAGGTGCGCGCGCGCAACCAGCGGCGCTTCCTCCGCGAGGACGGCATCGTCATGGTGGCGACCATCGCCTTCGGCATGGGCATCGACAAGCCCGACGTCCGCTTCGTCGCCCACGTGGACCTGCCCAAGTCGATGGAGGGCTACTACCAGGAAACCGGCCGTGCCGGTCGCGACGGGGAAGCGGCCGAGGCCTGGCTCTGCTACGGGTTGGGCGATGTCGTGCTGCTGAAGCAGATGATCGAACAGGGCGAGGCCGGCGAGGAACGCAAGCGCCTGGAACGCCGCAAGCTGGACCAGTTGCTGGGCTACTGCGAGTCCACCCAGTGCCGTCGGCAGGTGCTCCTGGCCGGCTTCGGCGAGGTGTATCCGCACGACTGCGGCAACTGCGACAACTGCCTGAGCCCGGCGGAGACCTGGGATGCGACCGAAGCCGCGCAGAAGGCGCTGAGCTGCGTGTACCGCAGCGGCCAGCGCTTCGGCGTGAACCACGTGATCGACGTCCTGCGCGGCAGCGAGAGCGAGCGCATCCGCCAGTGCGGCCACGAGCACCTGACCACGTACGGCATCGGCAAGGACCTGGACGCCACCACGTGGCGCAGCGTGTTCCGCCAGCTGGTGGCCTGCGGCTTGTTGGAAGTGGAGGCCGAATTCGGCAGCCTGCGCCTGACCGAGGGCAGCCGCGCGGTGCTGCGCGGCGAGCGCCGCCTGCAGTTGCGCAAGGAACAGCGCGAACGCCGCGAGCGCGACCGCACCCCGCGCAGCGGCGTGCCGGTGCAGGCCGCCGACCTGCCGCGCTTCCAGGCGCTGCGCGACCTGCGTGCGCAACTGGCACGCGAGCAGAACGTGCCGGCCTACGTCATCTTCCACGACAGCACGCTGCGCAACATCGCCGAGCAGCAGCCCACCACCCTGGCCGAACTGGCGCGTGTGGGCGGCATCGGCGGTGCCAAGCTGGAGCGCTACGGACAACGCGTGCTGGACATGCTGGGCGCCTCGCCCGAGTGA